The Triticum aestivum cultivar Chinese Spring chromosome 4B, IWGSC CS RefSeq v2.1, whole genome shotgun sequence sequence TCGCATCCACACGTTTGTGAATCTTTGGATTTACCATACCACCACGTGCAAGGCCTAAACCATGCTCTTTGCTCTGCCGCCAGGCCTGGGTGGGGTAATTAACACGAAGGAGGTTGTTGTTTGGATAAGAATAAAATTGTGTTTAACTTAATTTGCTTGTGAAATTGTTGTTATTTGTGTTTTTGTTTGTTACTTCTGAAGGAGGTGGAAGGTTGGGACCCCACCATTAACTCCATTTACCATAGTAGTAATGTTATTGTGTATTATATGGCAGCTTAAACTGGCAGCACCAGCTTTGCAAAAATCCTAGGCCTAATCCTGACATCAAGACCCTCTTTGTTGATCATTCTTGTGGACAACCAAATGGTGCACGTGCTCCATCACCAGCAAACAATCCACTACTTGGATCTATACCTAAACCTGGTGGTTTCCCCCAATTGGGCGCCCATGGAGTAAGCTTGTTGAGCATATCTGGACACTTCATCTATGTGTTTTAGTGTGTACATTTATTGACAATCTGGTTTATGTCTGTTTCAGCCCTTTCAACCTGCACCAACACCCGTCGCACCTCTGGCCGGTTGGATGTCAAACCCTCCAGCAGTAACACATCCTGCTGTTTCTGGAGGTGCTATTGGATTTGGTACTCCTACGAATCCTGGTACTTATGTTTGTTAATATTGCAAGGAATTCCTGAATGTTATGAATAGGTGGTATTGCATGGTTGACTAACACTGTTCTGGATGTATATCTTGTAGCTGCTATGTTGAAGCATCCTAGGACACCCTCGGCTGCTAACCCTTCTATGGATTACCCATCTGGAGATTCTGATCATGTCAGTAAGAGACCTAGGCCAGTTGGGTTGTCTGAGGAGGTATTAGCAATTTCACTCCCTAAAAAATCTTTCACCGCTATTGGGTTCTTGCAGTCTGTACTTGATAATCTTGGCATGCTATGCCTATCAATCCTCAATATATACTTGATTGCAACTGGGTTGTATTTCACAGGTGAATCTTCCGGTGAATATGATGCCAGTAACTTATCCGCAGAGCCATAGCTACCCGCAAGATGATTTCCATAAAGCTGTCGCACGGACATTGAGTCAAGGATCAGCTCCAATGAGCATGGATTTCCATCCAGTTCAACAAACACTTCTTCTTGGTAAGCTCTTTAACGTCTGTGCCCGTGATAAATCTTTCTTTCTCCCATAGCATCTCATTCTTGTGCATTTTTCACTTGGTATCTGTTTTAGTTGGTACCAATGTTGGTGACATTGGATTGTGGGATGTTGGCACCAAGGACAGACTTGTTGTAAGAAACTTCAAGGTTTGGGAGCTTGGGAAATGTTCTATGGCCCTCCAGGTTTGTTCACTGCAATATGTAGTTCAGTAACCTGGTATTTTTACCTGTACTCAATATAAGTATGCGTAAAATGTAAATTGTACAAACAGGCAGCACTGGTTAAGGATCCTACCGTGTCGGTTAATCGCATAATATGGAGTCCTGATGGAACCTTGTTTGGTAAGATGCAGTGAACAGTTTTTTTTATTGCTGTTCTTTCAAGTTGGCCCTCTTCTAATGTTATGTTATGTTTAAAAGGTGTTGCTTATTCAAGGCATATAGTACAGATTTATTCTTATCATGGTGGCGATGATATTAGGCAACACTTGGAGGTATGACTGCATATACTTATCACTTATTACTATCTGCTTATGGCTCATTGTCTTGTGTACATGGTTTGCTATCTTGTGTCCTGAATATGATTATAAACTGTTTGTTGATTAGATTGATGCACATGTTGGTGGCGTAAATGACATTGCATTCGCTCATCCAAATAAGCAGCTGTGTATAATTACCTGTGGAGATGATAAGACCATAAAGGTGAGTTCTTGTGATGGTATTAATTCTGGGACTGTATTTTATCTTGTTTAACTAGAAATATGAAGTCTACAATAATTGCATTCTAGGTGTGGGAGGCCACCAGTGGAACAAAACAATTTACCTTTGAAGGTCATGAAGCTCCTGTCTATTCCGTTTGTCCACATTATAAGGAAAATATTCAGGTACTTGAAAAGCATTTATTATGTCAGGCATTTGTACCAGACTATTGTTCTTTCTATCGGAAGCTAATGTTTTTTTACCTCATTTTACCTGCCTATTACGCAGTTCATCTTTTCAACTGCTTTAGATGGAAAGATAAAGGCATGGCTGTATGATAATCTTGGGTCCAGAGTTGACTATGATGCACCAGGTCATTGGTGCACTACGATGGCATATAGTGCAGATGGTTCAAGGTTCGTATCTAAATTCATTGTTAACATTTTTAGTTAGGATTATGCAGGTGTTTGTACTTTGTTTCACTCTTTTCTTGCCTCTATGTAGATTATTTTCTTGTGGGACCAGCAAGGAGGGTGAATCACACCTGGTGGAATGGAATGAGAGTGAAGGTGCGGTGAAGAGAACATACCAGGGATTTCGTAAGCGATCTATGGGTGTTGTACAATTTGATACGACGCGGAATAGGTTTTTGGCTGCTGGAGATGAATTCGTGATAAAGATTTGGGACATGGACAACACTAGTCTTCTGACTACCATTGAAGCTGATGGTGGCTTACCTGTGAGTTCCTTTCGTTTGTGTGCTTATGTTGGTGAATTTCTGATTTGATATAAATGTACAAGAACCTCCCTTCCTTGTTCTAACTTGGTGGCTGGTCTCATAATTATCAGGCAAGCCCGCGTATCCGCTTTAACAAGGAGGGTACTCTGTTGGCTGTCTCTACTGTTGATAATGGTATCAAAGTCTTAGCAAATGCTGATGGTGTTCGTTTATTGCGCACACTGGAAAATCGTTCTTTTGATGCTTCTCGTAGTGCATCTGAGACTGTAACAAAGGTAGTTACTTTAACCAAGGAACAACTTGAGATTGTTTTTCCCGCATGCATGACTCAATCATTTCTTATTGGTGCAGCCTCTTATAAACCCattgactgctgctgctgctgcggcagctgctgccgccgctgccgctgcaacCAGTTCTGGAACTGCTGCTCCATCACCTATAACTGCAATGGTTTGTTTTCATCCAGATTCATTTGGTCTGTTCTATTATAAACAATTTACATTGTGATCCCAACTAACTTGATCTTATTCTGGACTTCTTTTGACAGAATGGTGACAACAGAAGCTTGGTTGATGTAAAACCTAGAATAGCTGATGAGTCAATGGATAAGTCAAAGGTCTGGAAGCTTATGGAGATAACTGATACAGCTCAGTGCAGATCATTAAAATTAGGTGATAGTATTAGGACCGCTAAGGTGATACTTCTTCCCTTgccttttactccctccgttccaaaatagatgacccaactttgtacaccgttccaaaatagatgacccaactttgtacaccgttccaaaatagatgacccaactttgtactaaagttagtacaaagttgggtcatctattttggaacggagggagtacctctgtATATGTTTGAATATGCATCATTTTCTAGCAATCTTGTCGGTGCACTGCCATTTATAAGATAACTATTTTATTAAATTAATTCATAGTGTGATTTCTACGTGTAGAACAACTGTTTTAGCTCTTGTTAGGTGCTTAATGTTTGACAAGTGTCTTGCGGACATCAACATTCATTATGACTGCTAAGTGAAGCTATGCACATGCTTATCTATATGCACCTAGGGCTTCGAAGTCAGTCAATATTGCCTGTACTGTATAATGCGCAAAGGGCATCTCACATTTTTTACTTGTATTATGAATTGTTCCGTTTGGTGTGCTAGTGTCAATGCTTAGTTTGTCACAAGTTTTTATTTGTCTTTATTGCAGATCTCGAGACTGATCTACACAAATTCAGGTGTTGCTATCTTGGCTTTAGCTTCAAATGCCGTCCATCTACTATGGAAATGGCCACGCAATGAACGAAATTCAACTGGAAAGGTGAAATTCTGGTTGTGTTCAGCTTTCTTACTAGATATGTGCATCACAGGTGAACACTGTATATTTGATTGTTACTAATTGTTTTAATTTGCTATTCTCTTCTAGGCTACTGCTAGTGTTTCTCCTCAATTATGGCAACCTCCAAGTGGCATTCTCATGACTAATGACACAATTGACAATAGTCCTGATGAGGCCGTTCACTGTTTTGCTTTGTCAAAGAATGATTCATATGTCATGTCAGCTTCAGGAGGGAAAATCTCTCTATTCAACATGATGACTTTTAAGGTTAGTAAATCATTGTGATCATGTGTAATTATCATTTTTACGGTAGAAGATGCCCTTAACATTTATGGTGACTGCAGACGATGACCACGTTTATGCCTCCACCACCAGCAGCTACTTTCCTCGCATTCCATCCTCAAGATAACAACATAATTGCAATTGGAATGGATGATTCAACCATCCAAATTTACAACGTTCGGATTGATGAGGTATTAGCAACTGCTATAACATGATTATCATTATTTTTTTCTGTAGTGAACAAGGTGCACTCAGATAAGATGTATTCGTTTTTTGTACAGGTCAAAAGCAAACTTAGAGGGCACTCTAAGAAAATTACAGGTCTCGCATTTTCAAATGTGTTAAATGTTTTGGTATCCTCTGGAGCTGATGCGCAGGTATTTACTGAACTATCTAGTCAGATCATGTCTATCAAGAACTTCTGTTTCATCTTCAGTTTCTGATTTGTTCCTGTTGTAGATATGTGTTTGGAACACTGATGGGTGGGAGAGGCAAAGGAGCAGATTTTTGCAGATACCATCTGGCCGCCCAACGTCTAACATCTTAGACACACGAGTTCAGTTCCACCAAGATCAACAGCATTGTCTTGTTGTCCATGAGACCCAGATTGCCATCTACGATGCCTCAAAACTAGAACCTGTGAAGCAGGTGAAATTTCTTCCATTATCATTTGACGCTTAGTCTTTCTTGCTACGAAGGTTGTCTTGTGGCTCACTCACCTTAACTTTGCTTTCAGTGGCCTCCTCGGGAGACCTCTGCTCCTCCAATAACACATGCTACATTCTCATGTGATAGTCAACTGATTTATGCAAGCTTTCTGGACGCCACTGTCTGCATATTTAGCGCATCAAGTTTGAGACTCCAATGCCGAATTCTTCCAGCTTCTTATCTTCCTCAAAATATCAGGTATTCTATAAGGCTCAAACCAAACATAATTTActctgtcagggactcagggggttgTGAGCTACTGGGTTAATTGTCTAGCTCTTCTGAAAGGATCTTGGCTGGCCTCATTTTAGAGGGTCTGTGTTTGAATTAGTGTTTTTTGTTCTCAAGCAATTACTTTACTTCAGTGCAATAACATGATACACCTTTCTAAGGGAAGTTATAGAATTGAGTTATCTGAAGTGCTGCTTAGACTAGCAAGTGCATGTCCATAACAGATTGCTAATACTTGTTTGGGAGATTTATATTTTTTTGTTGCCTTGAGCTACTAAATCCGTAAGATACATACCTGAACAAAAATCCATCTTTTGGTATTAGAACAAAGATTGTTTCAACTCCCCAGTGATTTTTTTTCTCAGTGCATTTGGACCCTCTCCATGAGGGAGTTCTGTATTTGCATCGCCCTGCCAGTTTATAGTACCATATTTAAAGAAGTATATGGGTTTGCAGTGCTACATGTATCAAACTGAATTGGAATACATCGTTAGGCATTTATAGGAAAAACTACTCCTAACGTCCCATAATGTAATATCTTATTACATCCGATTGGCTCTCAGCAGTGTAACCACAAACTAGTTACTCTGTCGAACTGAAGTTGTAACAGAACTGTTCTATGAATAGTCCATTTTTTTTTGCCAACCACATGTTTGCTTCCCTTAAACTCACAACAAGCAAGTCATTAATACTGTTGCCACTCAAAAACTGGTTTTGTTGAATTGTGAGTAAACTGCTGACATGTGTTTCTTTTATAGTTCAAATGTTCATCCAGTTGTGGTTGCGGCACATCCTTCGGAGGCAAATCAGTTTGCTCTAGGGCTTACTGATGGCAGTGTTTATGTCATGGAACCGTTGGAATCTGAGAGAAAGTGGGGAATTCCTCCACCAGCGGAGAATGGATCGACGAGCAACATGTCCACACCTCCTAATGGAGCTTCGAGTTCTGATCAACCAGAAAGATAATAACTACAAGTTTGAAGTGTTAGACCTTTCTATCACTTCGACTCTTCATGGCGGTATGAGTCACTAACCAAGGTATCCATCTCAGAATTCAGAAGTCAATGTACATACACATTAATAAGTCAGTTTGATTCAGTTTGTAATCGCCCCTTGTTGTGCAGATGGGCTTCAGTTTTACAACTTGGCTTCACAGAGCTGGTTCCAAGGGTGGTGTCGACAAGAGCACAATAAAAAACCAAGGCTTAACTGCAGTTCGTGTGTTGCTTATATTATATGTTGCTATTATATTACCATTATTAAGTGAGGGAGGAATTGATTAGTGCCAGTGTTTGATTTTGTTCTGTTTGTCATGGTACGAGGAAAGATTACCGAGTAGATAAGGTCTAGTAGCAGTTTCGCTGTACCTAATCAGTACCCTTGTTTCATTCCGACTAGTAAGTAAAAACTTGTTTTTTCTCAGTTGTGTGGCCATTGTTTCATTTGTTACATCATCTGGTGTGTGCTCAAATCTTCATAGCGTCCTTCATCATCCAGTAGGCTGCGCTTCTGTTGGGCACATCGAATGGTCATGAAGACGACCTTTGCAGTTCTGAGTGGCAAATGTGATGCTACGCCAGTTTGATTGTTTTCTGCATGCAATACTCTTATTTTGTTTTGAAACGGAGCAATACTCTTATTTACGATGGATGGCAGCGCGCATGATTTCCCTACTGTATTATCGGTGAAACCGAGCATCTGTTGCATTTGACTGGTTGATACGACCTGTACTTGGCCTTTTCCGGACGGGGAGGATGCCACGTACGGCGTAATGTGACGTGAAGCCACCAGACTGGGGAGGACGTTTGTCTCCCTGGAATATGACTTGTGATGCGGACGCCTGCATGGTAAAGTAGCACCCAAAGTTTCAAACAGGAGAGAAGTGGCTGAAATGTGTGGGATAGCGCAAATGTTGGCGCGGCGAACAGGCACCAACCCCAGATCAATGAACGAGGAAACAGAAATGGACGTACTGTTAGCTCCAATGTTTCATCGGGAAGGAGAGAACCGGCATAGTGGAGAGGGACAGAGGGGACGCAGCACCAAACTAGCCGACTAATCAAGCTAGCTCCACCGTTGCGGTGAAAGAAAGGCCATGATTGGTGTTGGTGGCTGTGTCTGTGTGAGGCCCATGGCATCAGCCACGTTACGCGTGACCCATGCAGGATCGCACTTGCAAGGAGCCCCGAagcaagcgagaaaaaggaaaCAGGCCAGCTGCCTGCGTTGTTGCACGTACGTACGGACGTACCCCATGCATGCACGCCGTCGTACGTACGGTGGCGAGGCCGGCCAGAGAGCCCTGGAGGATGCCACTAGGCACTAGGCTTAGGCGGGCAAAGCGCGCTACCGAGCAAGTAGACAAACCAAAACAGCAAGGCGATCAGGGTCGGTCGGCGATCCACCCAGGCCCAGGCCAGCAAGCAAGCGATGGGTGTGTACAGCTGCTGCATGCCTCTGCCCAAAAGATGCAATACGCTGCGTGCATCCCAAGGAGATATGGTCGGTCGTGTACTGTGTACTATGGTTCGTACCATTGTTCCATCACCATTCGTACCAAGCCCCAGGTCAGGTGGACAGCTGGTCATCATGCTCCTAGATTGGTAGATCACGGGCAGTTTTACGGCCGATCCGATGCTGCACAATGTGCTAGCATCTAGTACAACCCATGTACTCTACGTATGTCACTTCACACGAGCTTAAAGTCCAACCACTTGGCATTTGGAGGAAAAGGGCCACAGACCCGGAGTGTGAATTTTTGGAGGACGGGCTCCCTGGAGGCCGCTattttcacaaattcaaaaagCACATTTAGACGTCCCAAAATAATTGGAAAAAATTCCATGGAAACTTGTGTTCAGCATGAACGTGTGAAAATTCGTTTGAAAATATCGTGATGTATATAGGCTGTAAAAAGAAAATCCGGCCCAACAATAAGAAAATCAGCCCATTTTGTATACATGTTCACAAAAAACTGGAGTTTTTTTTGGGGTTGTAGAAAATGATATTTTGAAAACGAGCTCCAAGGAGCTCGTCCTTCATTGGCATTTTCCACACAGACCAGAATCCAACCAAACATCACTCTCTTATTACAAAGAAGCTCGTGGAAGCAGACTGACTAGCTTGCTCAAATGTTGGACTCTCAAAAATGGCATAATCGCAAAGGATGACTTGAACACACAGAAGGATGCGGTCAATTTGAGAATTGGAGTTCACCATTGCGTAGCCCTCTCCGAGAAAATAAGAGCAACCTAAATGGGAGCTTGGGCGCGAACGTCGTGATAAGTTCATATATGCACGTATTGACACCGGATTATGGCATGGCGAAAACCGCAATTAAGATGTCGAATATGGACCATTCATTTGCTTAGTTCTAAGAttgttctcacaacaagatcggctagagaaCGACAAGTATACCTTCAATTTGAGCATGTGTGATCATATTTTTGATTTGTTGCCGAAGAATGATTATATTAGAAATCTTGATAACCATGTCAAGCCATAAATGCAAGGACAAATGTACATGTTGTATGTTTTGTTCAAGCATAATTTTAATGATTGCAAGATGTTTCATCAAATAGAACGATGGATCATTGATAATTGACAACTAAAACTGGAGGCGATTTAGTTGCCATATTTTG is a genomic window containing:
- the LOC123092728 gene encoding protein TPR3 isoform X2 is translated as MSSLSRELVFLILQFLDEEKFKETVHKLEQESGFYFNMKYFEDEVINGNWDEVERYLGGFTKVDDNRYSMKIFFEIRKQKYLEALDKHDRSKAVEILVKDLKVFASFNEELFKEITQLLTLENFRENEQLSKYGDTKSARAIMLVELKKLIEANPLFRDKLQFPNLKSSRLRTLINQSLNWQHQLCKNPRPNPDIKTLFVDHSCGQPNGARAPSPANNPLLGSIPKPGGFPQLGAHGPFQPAPTPVAPLAGWMSNPPAVTHPAVSGGAIGFAAMLKHPRTPSAANPSMDYPSGDSDHVSKRPRPVGLSEEVNLPVNMMPVTYPQSHSYPQDDFHKAVARTLSQGSAPMSMDFHPVQQTLLLVGTNVGDIGLWDVGTKDRLVVRNFKVWELGKCSMALQAALVKDPTVSVNRIIWSPDGTLFGVAYSRHIVQIYSYHGGDDIRQHLEIDAHVGGVNDIAFAHPNKQLCIITCGDDKTIKVWEATSGTKQFTFEGHEAPVYSVCPHYKENIQFIFSTALDGKIKAWLYDNLGSRVDYDAPGHWCTTMAYSADGSRLFSCGTSKEGESHLVEWNESEGAVKRTYQGFRKRSMGVVQFDTTRNRFLAAGDEFVIKIWDMDNTSLLTTIEADGGLPASPRIRFNKEGTLLAVSTVDNGIKVLANADGVRLLRTLENRSFDASRSASETVTKPLINPLTAAAAAAAAAAAAAATSSGTAAPSPITAMNGDNRSLVDVKPRIADESMDKSKVWKLMEITDTAQCRSLKLGDSIRTAKISRLIYTNSGVAILALASNAVHLLWKWPRNERNSTGKATASVSPQLWQPPSGILMTNDTIDNSPDEAVHCFALSKNDSYVMSASGGKISLFNMMTFKTMTTFMPPPPAATFLAFHPQDNNIIAIGMDDSTIQIYNVRIDEVKSKLRGHSKKITGLAFSNVLNVLVSSGADAQICVWNTDGWERQRSRFLQIPSGRPTSNILDTRVQFHQDQQHCLVVHETQIAIYDASKLEPVKQWPPRETSAPPITHATFSCDSQLIYASFLDATVCIFSASSLRLQCRILPASYLPQNISSNVHPVVVAAHPSEANQFALGLTDGSVYVMEPLESERKWGIPPPAENGSTSNMSTPPNGASSSDQPER
- the LOC123092728 gene encoding protein TPR3 isoform X1: MSSLSRELVFLILQFLDEEKFKETVHKLEQESGFYFNMKYFEDEVINGNWDEVERYLGGFTKVDDNRYSMKIFFEIRKQKYLEALDKHDRSKAVEILVKDLKVFASFNEELFKEITQLLTLENFRENEQLSKYGDTKSARAIMLVELKKLIEANPLFRDKLQFPNLKSSRLRTLINQSLNWQHQLCKNPRPNPDIKTLFVDHSCGQPNGARAPSPANNPLLGSIPKPGGFPQLGAHGPFQPAPTPVAPLAGWMSNPPAVTHPAVSGGAIGFGTPTNPAAMLKHPRTPSAANPSMDYPSGDSDHVSKRPRPVGLSEEVNLPVNMMPVTYPQSHSYPQDDFHKAVARTLSQGSAPMSMDFHPVQQTLLLVGTNVGDIGLWDVGTKDRLVVRNFKVWELGKCSMALQAALVKDPTVSVNRIIWSPDGTLFGVAYSRHIVQIYSYHGGDDIRQHLEIDAHVGGVNDIAFAHPNKQLCIITCGDDKTIKVWEATSGTKQFTFEGHEAPVYSVCPHYKENIQFIFSTALDGKIKAWLYDNLGSRVDYDAPGHWCTTMAYSADGSRLFSCGTSKEGESHLVEWNESEGAVKRTYQGFRKRSMGVVQFDTTRNRFLAAGDEFVIKIWDMDNTSLLTTIEADGGLPASPRIRFNKEGTLLAVSTVDNGIKVLANADGVRLLRTLENRSFDASRSASETVTKPLINPLTAAAAAAAAAAAAAATSSGTAAPSPITAMNGDNRSLVDVKPRIADESMDKSKVWKLMEITDTAQCRSLKLGDSIRTAKISRLIYTNSGVAILALASNAVHLLWKWPRNERNSTGKATASVSPQLWQPPSGILMTNDTIDNSPDEAVHCFALSKNDSYVMSASGGKISLFNMMTFKTMTTFMPPPPAATFLAFHPQDNNIIAIGMDDSTIQIYNVRIDEVKSKLRGHSKKITGLAFSNVLNVLVSSGADAQICVWNTDGWERQRSRFLQIPSGRPTSNILDTRVQFHQDQQHCLVVHETQIAIYDASKLEPVKQWPPRETSAPPITHATFSCDSQLIYASFLDATVCIFSASSLRLQCRILPASYLPQNISSNVHPVVVAAHPSEANQFALGLTDGSVYVMEPLESERKWGIPPPAENGSTSNMSTPPNGASSSDQPER